ttTGATTGATGCACCCCTCTGTCCAAAGACTAAACACCCACAGGATCAATGTCAAGTCCTTTTAAGACTCAGGGGAACAAAACAAGGATTTGATGCACTACACGATGATAATCGCTCTTTGTTGTGCATCTGCAGAAAACCGTGAGTTTGCCGAGTGGCTTGTCCCTGCTCCTGGACTCTCTGCTGTGTGCCCTGGTTCCTCTGATCTCCCTCACCTCACAAATACCAGAGCTGAGGAGCTGCACGCAGCACACACTGGTGAGAGAGGCTTACCAATCATTACATAAGAGGTATTGTTCCGACAGGAAGTTGTGTgttaacaactttttttttattcttcttctaaGGCCCCCACTCTGGAAAACATTAACTATTTGATGCCCGGGCTGTGAGTGATGACAATGAACACACGAGCGGGTTTCAGCCCTTATTGGTAAAATGAAAGATACCAAATGTtagtttacatttaaagaagTATGAGATCTCTTTTGTTCTCGTATAAGTTTAAttgcactttaaaaataatttaagttGGATCACAAAGATTGAAGTTAAGTTAAGTTGGTCAGGCTTTGTTGTTTGATTGTTcagtttaaaagaagaagagaagaggccCTGATAGGACATCAACGACACTTATATCGAGTCTCTGACATGAGCTTGAATTTAAACTCCGATATGAAATGGGAGGGGGAAAAGAACTGCATAGGCTTTTAATAATAGCCGTGTGTTTGACAGCATATAGCCTACAGTCATAGAAATCACTTATCAATGTCTGTGAATACTTGTTTAAATGCATGCATGCAAGTCTGATGACATCAGCATGAACCAGGAttgatgtgtgagtgtgtgatggtTTGCACTCTGTTAATAAGATCTAAGTTTACATGACCCATGCTCTTGTGTCACACTTACTATACACTTAGAAAATGACCTACAAACTGACCACAGGTTCGCACTTAAGTCATTACTCACTATTGTTATGTAACGATAATTACATAATATACGGTCTATTATGTATCTGTAATTGCTCTACAGTCATTTAAATcaacagttttctgttttttatagaGAGCACAAGCAGTAAGTCACCTGCTCTAAATGGTCGAGGCTTGATGTTTCATAAACTATGTGAGCTGAAACTCAACTACGATCATCCATATGACCCACAACACAAGCAGACTCCTGCTCCACTTTGAATATTTACACTGAGAACTTGTCATGATCTATCTGTAACGTGCCATCTGGCCTGATTGAGGACGACAACGGCAGcgtaagaaaatattttaatgaagcCAGCTATGAACCTTAACGAGTATAAACCCTGACAGACGGCTCATTAGAGTGTCATCCATGAGTTTTGACACTTGTCCAGGGTGTGGTGGATAAAAACTTAAGGTACAATGATTCACATGTTGCCCCGGGTCACACCTCCTCCGCCCCATCTAGGAATGCTAAGCAGCAGCCTGCAGACAACGAAACTCGTTGTGCATGCTAAAACATATCGAAAGACTGTGTTCATGATGTGCTGCGTGTCCTGAACATTTGGGAGTGGTGAGACAGGTAGCTCTGTGAGACTCCAATCCTGTCCTGCGTAGGCAGATTTGAACGTTTGACGACTGGGTGTCGACATGTCATGAAGTTGTCCGGGTGAGAGACAGAAGAGCACACAGAGACGACGATACAGAAACAAGGCTCGAAAGGAAATCCAACATTTGAGTAAGTATGGTCTAATTTTAAATCTTACAAATGTATATATGGTGTTTACGGTGATAGGTATCTGAATAATCAGGTTAGTATGATTGAAACAGCTAGACATAGATAATTATTGATAAAGTGTACTGGTCATTTTTCTAATTTGTTGTAAGGATGTTTATGTTATATACACCTCAGTGTTTATTACCAGCCACATCTCGCTCTGAGTAAAAGATTATTGTGTGAAGTCGCCTTAAACAACAGGTGACTGTCAGCTCGTTTCATACTTGACTGAAATTGTTGTGTAATTTATACGTTTGAGTTTCACTTTAGTGATTAGCTTAGTGCCGCTTTCTTGAAGTTGTGCTCTTTTGTGTGTTAACATACACTGTAGTCAGCATTAAGTGCTTTGTGTCCATGTACAGTATTTTCATTTTGAGGTGGATTTGTTTAGCGCATGTATGCATGTCAGTCCAAATACAAAAGTCCAGGTAGAATGTCGTTGGGCAGGACTGGCAAGGTGTGGCGTGTCAGGAACAATGTGAAAAGGGGGATGCAGtgagaaatcaaacaaaagctTCGTGCCTGCAGGAGCGCTGGAAGTCGATACTGGAATAAAACAAGGAGATTCATGGAAACTAAACAAGATGATTATTATTgaactgtttcactgtttgctTTCAGTTTGTCGGTGTAACTTCCTGCTGAGCTGAACCTTTAATATTTGGTATTCACTTCCATCCCATCTTTTCCCTCTTTCCAGCTATGAGTGAAAACTTCAGTGGGAGCTACTACGGCTCCTCGCCCCCAGAGCTGAGACTGGTTCTTTTAGGAAACATCGGATGTGGAAAGACGTCGTCAGCAGACACCATCCTGGACCAGGTGTCTCCCATCTCTCCCAGTGCCTCCAGGACCTGCCAGCTGAGGCAGGGCGTGTCCGAGGGCCGGAGTGTGACCCTGGTGGAGGCGCCGAGATGGTACTGGTCAGGAGGCAAGATGGAGGACAGTGTCAGGGAGGAGACGGAGCGAGGGATGACACTGGTAGCACCTGGTGCACATGCTATTCTGCTGCTGGTGCCTGTTAGCCAGTTCACAGAGGTTGGTGTCAGCGTCTGCTGCTGTCATCGTTGACATCTTACTGGTTTTTCACAGTAAAAGAAATGATGTtaaatcacttcctgtgtgttaCGTAATACAGTATTAATTCAAGTCTTTTTACAGCACAATAAAACTATATAGGTTATAATAATTTTTATAATTATAACTGCTCCTTTCCCAGATGGAGGGTCGTGtgcctgcagagctgcaggagttGTTTGGGACGGATGCTCTGGATCACACCCTGGTCCTGCTGACCTGTGGGGACTACTTGATGGGAAGATCAACAGAGGTATGAGAATGTAATAGTCAGTCTCTGTGTTGTCCTGTGAGACACGTTTGAATTATTTCTAATCACAGTATTTCTGATATCTTGTGCTCACTTGGATGCCATGCACTCTTGGAAAAGCTTGAGTATGCACCCTtgtgaaaagtttaaaagtctttaaaatgtgtcaaagcttttatcattttgattcatttttttgtcctgcTTGTTCCTTGCActgctctctttctgtcagCCAGCAATCTGCCTAATTTACACCCTAATATTTAACATGTTGGCTTGTTTAAGAACATCCTAATACATCATTTAAAGTGATTCTGAACTTAAAGGATTATTGTTTGTACACTACTTAATGTATGAAGTATTTAAAGTGAACTAAAAACAACTCTCTTCTGGACATCCTTTGGTTATTCCTACTTTCCACTGTGTCcaaaaagctgctgtttgtaGAACAGGGAAATGGCAAAGCATTACaactctccatttttttttttttttacgctcaGGAATATTTGCAGAAAGAACACCCAGGCCTGAGGCAGGTCATCGAGAGCTGCGGGGGGAGGTACCATGTGATCAATAATCGTCAGCCACGGGACAGACAGCAGGTCGGTGAGCTGCTGGAGAAGGTGAGACATTGATGCGTTAAAGTGTTTTACCTGTTACACTGAAAACCTTGAGATAAggtttttacaaaacaaaaaagtgcgAGTGCTTGAGCTCTatgtttgacttgttttgtcTGAGGAGGCTGCTCAGCATGCATGTTGTTGTCTCTCCCTGCAACGCCCTGTTTCACAATCATATAATTACACACAGGCAGACGTAATGTGGATCAGTTTGAATATGAATGATTTGgctttacttttactttgaagattaaaaaaatccaTTCCACCACTACGATTGAGTGTCATGTTAGTATGGCTTGTATTCTAATGAAGTTTTCTATTACTCTTTTTATGACACAGGTTGAAAATATGGTGCAGAAAAACGGGGTTTATCGCTTGAAGTCGGCCgaggagagagagctggagaaaCGGGTGAACGACAGAAAGAGGGAACTCATGGAGAGTTACAGAGCTCAGAAGGAGAAGAGACAGACCGACGCGGCGACCAGTCTGTCAAACAGAGACCCAACGAGGTCTTttgacagagcagaggagaacagCACCTTTttggaaaggaggagaagagaagaggaggtggacGCGAGAGTGAATGTGAGGCAAGTGTCCAACGGGCTTCATTCAGCGCAGACACCACAGTCAGACTCAGAGCCACAGGGTGAGAcggagctgaggaggaggccCAGTTTCAAACTCAattcaggtattttttttttcaacctcaCACCTTCTCTGAAAACCATTTAAATGAATCTAAGCAGAAAGTGAACTGTATTGTATTGACTGTCTTTCCCCTGTAGATGGAGCCATACTCTCACAATTGTCCGACGGTAACACATCTCCAAAAGTTGTCACTACATGTGAGTCATATTATTTAACTGTCTTCTTATCTGTTGCTCTGAACTGTCTCCTCTTTTAACTTTAAGACATCAaacttttaatttctcctgATTGTTTCCAGTGCACCACAGAATCAACAGCGCCGAAGAGTGGTCCCCCGAGGGGTCTCCGACCTCCGCTCCTCATTCTCCCGTCTTcacctccaccccctcctcGCCCgccttcacttcctcctcctcctcaccttccTCATCGTCTCCTGAGCTACGTCTGGTGCTGCTCGGGCGATCCGGAGCAGGCAAGAGTGCAGCCGGAAACAGCATACTCGGGCGGGAGGAGTTTGAGTCCCGGCCCGAGAGCCTCACAGCGATCACTCGGGAgtgtgagaaaaagagagctgTGGTTGAAGGAAGACGGGTGAGATATTCAAATGTCGCTCTAGTGcatgatgtcatttttctttgcaGTTCCCCAAATCCACTCATTTCATATTCTTGACATGTTTTACATTATGCTATAAAAATACCATCTGGCTAAactgctgcctcctctctcccctgcaGTTGGCCGTGGTCGACACCCCAGACTGGTTCAACACAGAGCGAACTCCAAATGAGGTGCGAGCACAGATCTCGTCCTGCGTTGCTTTGTCCAGTCCCGGTCCTCACGCCTTCCTGATGTGCGTTCCTTTAGACCAGCCTGCAAAGACCGAGCTGCAGGCTCTCAGTGCCCTTGAGTCTGTGTTTGGCCCTGAGGCGGTCGAGAGACACACTCTGGTCCTCTTCACTCATGTCGACCGACTGAGGGAGAGCGGGAAGCTGGGAAATGACGACGTTGAAGCATACATCGCCGGTCAGCGAAGGGATCTGTTAAAGCTGGTGGAGAAATGCGGGGACAGATTTCATGTGATGGAATCCGAAGGGGGTTGGAGGGTGAGCAAGAACGTGGCGGAGCTGCTGGAGAAGGTGGAGCAGACGGTGAGGGAAGCTGGGGGACAGTGTTACTCTTGTCCAGCTTTTCAGGAGGCTGAGAACAAAGTGTGGCAGAGACAAGTGGAGATAGCAAGGGAGAGAAGGGGGACAAGAGGACAAGAGGAAGAAACGGGGGAAAATGTTAGTCAGCTCAGCTCTGACAGGCGGGCGCCTTATTCCTATATGCAGCCTGTGGCCGAGGCagaagaggaagtgagagaggatGAGATTGAGGAAACAAGGGATGAGGCGGAGAGGAGTGTAAGCACCATGAACATCGAGAGCCTTCCTCCCGTGACGCTCTCCAACATATCACCATCGCTCCTCAGTTCTGTTATGGAGAAATTGAGGTCCAGTGCACACACTTTACCCAAGCTGATGACAGATAGCTCTGTGTGGGTCGGCGAGGGAGCGAAGAAGGTGAAAAGCAGTCCAGTGTGGGGGAAAGTGGGCAGCGGAGCACAAAGCGTCCAAAAGATGGTAGCTGACAGTTCTGTGTGGGGAAAGGTCGGAGCCAGTGCCGGACATGTGTCCAAACTCGTGGGAGATAGAGTTCCCAAGGTAGTGGTGGACAGTTCTGCATGGGTGGGCTCCGGAGCaaaggcagcagcagccagccCGATGTGGGGAAAAGTTGGTTCTGGGTCCAAACTAGTGGCCGACAGCTCCATGCGTGTCGGAGCTGGGCTCGGAGCCAGGGCAAAGGATTTGGCCAAGAGTCCCATATGGGGAAAAGTAGGATCTGGAGCCAAAACTGGTGCTAAACTGATGGCTGACGGCTCGGTGAGAGTCGGATCTGGGATCAGCGTCGGTGCAAAGAGGGTGGCACAGAGTCCAGTGTGGGGGCAGATGGGCTCTGGGGCCAAAGCGGGAGTCAAAATGGTGGCTGACAGCTCAGCGTGGGAGAAAATTGGGAACACTGCTAAACAGGTGCCCAAGCTAGTCATAGCGGGGGCTTTGCTTGGTCTGGTTCTCGGTGTGCTTTTAGGCGGGGTGCTTGGCGGAGCTATCGGTGCAGCGGCAGGGTCTGCTGCAACTGAGGTGGGCAGACGAAAATTCAGCAAAAAAGATCCACTTGAAAATGCGGATGGAGCAGCGAAAAATTTGGAGAGAACAGTGAACGACAGCGTGGACTCTCTGGTCAGACAAGGAGGGAAAGTGCTAAAAACTGAATAACTGAATgcataaaaaatgcaaaaaggttttattttgtttgaattCAATCATCAGAATGTGTACTTCCAATGATGATCTTTAATGATCtttaaaacagacacttttcAATCCTCAGGGTTAATTTGCCTCAGGATTATTACCAACTTCAAATATCTAATAGCAGAACGACAGAAGCGACTTTTAGCCacgactttttttgtttttatgcttttctTAAATATTGTTTGCAAAACGCTTCAAACGCTGTCAGACAATAGTAGTTCATAATAtgcattttgtaaaatgtttaacCTCACATGATAATTTCCTGATCATCACCAAGTTTGTTTAGAgttaagaaaataatacaattgtATAAAGCCTGAATTTAACTGTAATCTTTGTCAGTgtttcattaaaagaaaaaaatcctaaGAAGTGCCGCGTCTTTACCTGTGTTATGTGTCCGTCTTCACATATCTTTAAACAGTGCAAATCTTTACACCGATACTGGAAAGGTTTTAATgactttcaaatatatttttttaactatttaacTCTGACAACATGCTTCAACCTCTTTACTAAAAAAAGATAactctttcttttattcagCAGGAGAAATGCACGATACACGTTTTTATCATTTATAGCTATGAACTCATTTGAGATTTCATCATAAACAATCAGCaccaataaaaacatacagttcATCAGTACAAGTAATGCAAACACTCATAATGGTCACATTCAGTGTATTGTAGTTCAATTTCCACAGCCAAGTTTTCTGACTACATTTGAGATGTTGACGTACTGCTCCCTCCTGTGCTCGTTGTGAAAAATCCCTAATACTGGAACATGTTTTGCCTGATTGTATTTTGAACTAAATTTGAACTGCTGGTATACCTGAGTGCATGTGGGAGTGACTCTGAGAGGCACTTCAGAGGGGGAGAAGACATTATCTTTAAGTCCCAGGCTGGCCAGCATCCCCCCCcatggcctcctcctcctcacaagGAGGCCAGACACCTCAAGCAATATTAGGAGGTTTCACTTTCCTGACCTGGATTGTGCACGCTAACAAGATGCTGTGTTCTCAGTTTTCTGGTGGTGGTTAGTTGGGATAATGGGACTCCCCCTCTCCCACATAGATCAGTTTAGGTGAAGTCAAGGCAGTATCAAACAAGCTGGGTAGCTTATTTGACACGGTGTGTGCCGAAAggtaataaatgtttgtttgcaagttagacagtgtgcaggagtttgtaaTGATTACATTATGTGTGTaggttttttctatttttaaatatcaaacaagcTGACCTGACTTTATGATATCAGGTATCCATCATACTGTTCCTGCTCTGcaccaaacaaaagaaagtcCAAGTTAATGGTGGAACGATTCGTCCAAAGAGcctatgaaaaaaaagagcttaaaGAGTGTGGATATTAGAGATTTCTGGTGAGGCAGCTTGTGTAAGAGCAGGATCCTGAACTCACCTTAATGGAATGTAGACTTTTAAATCACACTTGTGTTTTCTTGCTTTGACATGTCCgctgaattatttatttattggtttCTCCTGTGATGCATCAGACTTTGACAGCAGCGAGAATATCTCATCTACGACTAATTTATCATTTAACAACCTCCTACAACACAGTAAATCACCTGAGCTGATGTGAATAACtggaaaaaagtgtttgaaaataCAGTGTTCTGCTGTAGCCCTTTAATATGTGTGACTCTTCCTCAGTGCTGTAATCCTCTCAGTGGTTTAATAGAGAAGCAGAGAGGGGACAGAAAAGTCTGGCACAGCAGAGCGGGCACAGGCAGCCCGCGCAGAGTTGTGAAAGCTCTTCTTCCTGTGGTGTGGTCCTGTAACCGGGTGCGCCAAAGGTTCCCAGAGCATCCTCGTGgctgtactcttttttttcccttttcattCGTGCAGCAGATGCCACcccacacatgcaaacacccatcagacaca
This window of the Labrus mixtus chromosome 2, fLabMix1.1, whole genome shotgun sequence genome carries:
- the LOC132991573 gene encoding uncharacterized protein LOC132991573 — protein: MSENFSGSYYGSSPPELRLVLLGNIGCGKTSSADTILDQVSPISPSASRTCQLRQGVSEGRSVTLVEAPRWYWSGGKMEDSVREETERGMTLVAPGAHAILLLVPVSQFTEMEGRVPAELQELFGTDALDHTLVLLTCGDYLMGRSTEEYLQKEHPGLRQVIESCGGRYHVINNRQPRDRQQVGELLEKVENMVQKNGVYRLKSAEERELEKRVNDRKRELMESYRAQKEKRQTDAATSLSNRDPTRSFDRAEENSTFLERRRREEEVDARVNVRQVSNGLHSAQTPQSDSEPQGETELRRRPSFKLNSDGAILSQLSDGNTSPKVVTTLHHRINSAEEWSPEGSPTSAPHSPVFTSTPSSPAFTSSSSSPSSSSPELRLVLLGRSGAGKSAAGNSILGREEFESRPESLTAITRECEKKRAVVEGRRLAVVDTPDWFNTERTPNEVRAQISSCVALSSPGPHAFLMCVPLDQPAKTELQALSALESVFGPEAVERHTLVLFTHVDRLRESGKLGNDDVEAYIAGQRRDLLKLVEKCGDRFHVMESEGGWRVSKNVAELLEKVEQTVREAGGQCYSCPAFQEAENKVWQRQVEIARERRGTRGQEEETGENVSQLSSDRRAPYSYMQPVAEAEEEVREDEIEETRDEAERSVSTMNIESLPPVTLSNISPSLLSSVMEKLRSSAHTLPKLMTDSSVWVGEGAKKVKSSPVWGKVGSGAQSVQKMVADSSVWGKVGASAGHVSKLVGDRVPKVVVDSSAWVGSGAKAAAASPMWGKVGSGSKLVADSSMRVGAGLGARAKDLAKSPIWGKVGSGAKTGAKLMADGSVRVGSGISVGAKRVAQSPVWGQMGSGAKAGVKMVADSSAWEKIGNTAKQVPKLVIAGALLGLVLGVLLGGVLGGAIGAAAGSAATEVGRRKFSKKDPLENADGAAKNLERTVNDSVDSLVRQGGKVLKTE